A stretch of DNA from Candidatus Binatia bacterium:
GGTCACCCCGGCCTGCACCGGAGACTGTGACGGGTCCGGGGTGGTCACCGTGGAGGAGGTGGTGCGCATGGTCAATATCGCTCTCGGCCGTTCCGCTCGCGAGCGTTGCGTTGCCGGGGATCGGAACGGTGACGGGGAAGTGACTGTGGAGGAGATTGTGTCCGCAGTCTCTAACCTCTTATATGGCTGCTGAGACGGCGCCGCTCCCCGTTCCCTTGGCAGACGAAGCCCTCTTTGCGAAGAGCTGAGAGGAGTCATGCCTAGAGTGCGGTTTCTTCAAAAACGGAGCCTGCAGGAGACGCTCGACATTTTCGTGGATGGGTGGAAAGTCGAACCGGTTACGGAGTGGTCACCGGTCGAGTCGAGCCTTGGCAGAGTGCTGACCCAGGCGGTGCTCGCGAAGACGTCCGTGCCACACTATCACGCTGCTGCGATGGATGGGATCGCTGTGCGCGCCGAAGACACTTTTGGCGCCAGCGAGGCGAGTCCCATCCGTTTGAAGCTGGCAAGCTCACCTCGCACGTTTGCTTGGGTGGATACCGGCCAGCCGCTGCCACCTTGGGCTGATGCCGTGATCATGATCGAGCATGTTGTTCCCCTGGGTACGGAGGAAGTGGAGATCCGGCAAGCGGCGGCACCCTGGCAGCATGTGCGGCTAGTCGGAGAGGATATTGTCCTCAGCGAACCATTGCTACCGAGGGGCCACAAGATTCGGCCTTATGATATCGGAGCGCTCCTGGCAGCGGGACATCTGCAGGTTCCCGTGGCCCGCAAGCCGCGGGTTGCCATCATCCCTACAGGCTCAGAGCTGGTCGAGCCAGGCGATCCGCTTCCTCCAGGCGCCATCATCGAATTCAACTCGCGGATGACCGCGGCCTTCCTCAGCGAATGGGGAGCGGAACCCACTCGTTACCCGCCTGTGCCGGACGACCCAAAGGCCATCGAACAGAATCTGGAGCGGGCCGTGGAGGGCCACGACATTGTGGTTCTCATTGCCGGTTCGTCTGCAGGCGAGCGAGATCATACGGTGGAGACTCTGCGGCACGCCGGGGAGGTGTTGGTGCATGGAATCGACATCATGCCGGGCAAACCGGCAATTTGCGCACGGGTGAAAGGCAAACCAGTTCTTGGCTTGCCAGGGTATCCCGTGTCGGCGGCGATTGTTGCGCTGCAGGTGCTTCGTCCCCTCGTGTACCGATTCCTGGGTATCGCGCAGCCCCCGGTTGAGGAGATCATCGCCACGTCGGCGCGCAAGATTCCTTCGAAGCTGGGGATCGAAGAGTTTGTCCGCGTCAGCCTTGGTGTCGTGGAGAAGAAAGTCGTCGCCTTACCGCTCCCTCGAGGTGCGGGCGCAATCAGCACGCTAGTGCGTGCAGACGGTTTTTTGCGGATCCCGTCGGATCGTGAAGGAGTAGAAGCCGGCTCCAAAGTACGCGTGGAGTTGCTGCGCGACTGGCAGGAGATTGAAAGTGCCATCCTCGTTACCGGCAGCCACGACCTGACGTGGGGCTTGATCGAAGACGAGCTGCGACGATCGCATCCAGGATTGCGGCTTGCCTGTTCGAATGTCGGAAGTTTAGCTGGGCTGACTGCATTGGCACGCGGAGAAGCCCATGTGGCTGGTTCTCACCTGCTGGACCCTGCAAGCGGCACATATAACCTCCACGAGGTCGACCGGATCGTGGGGCGCAAGCACGTGGTGGTGGTGCGCTTGGCGGTGCGGGAGCAAGGGCTCATCGTGGCTCAGGGGAACCCGAAAAATATCCAGGGAATTCGCGACTTGGTTCGGCCGGATGTGCGTTTTG
This window harbors:
- the moeA2 gene encoding LysR family transcriptional regulator, with product MPRVRFLQKRSLQETLDIFVDGWKVEPVTEWSPVESSLGRVLTQAVLAKTSVPHYHAAAMDGIAVRAEDTFGASEASPIRLKLASSPRTFAWVDTGQPLPPWADAVIMIEHVVPLGTEEVEIRQAAAPWQHVRLVGEDIVLSEPLLPRGHKIRPYDIGALLAAGHLQVPVARKPRVAIIPTGSELVEPGDPLPPGAIIEFNSRMTAAFLSEWGAEPTRYPPVPDDPKAIEQNLERAVEGHDIVVLIAGSSAGERDHTVETLRHAGEVLVHGIDIMPGKPAICARVKGKPVLGLPGYPVSAAIVALQVLRPLVYRFLGIAQPPVEEIIATSARKIPSKLGIEEFVRVSLGVVEKKVVALPLPRGAGAISTLVRADGFLRIPSDREGVEAGSKVRVELLRDWQEIESAILVTGSHDLTWGLIEDELRRSHPGLRLACSNVGSLAGLTALARGEAHVAGSHLLDPASGTYNLHEVDRIVGRKHVVVVRLAVREQGLIVAQGNPKNIQGIRDLVRPDVRFVNRQAGAGTRLLLDLFLAREKLSPQDIQGYEREEFSHMAVAVRVASGLADCGLGLRSAAAALGLDFIPVEREEYDLVLRRDFYRSARGQWLLDVLRSPDFRARAGELPGYDVSMAGDIKSWPPEAMGRPRSTEVQGPE